A genome region from Prionailurus viverrinus isolate Anna chromosome A3, UM_Priviv_1.0, whole genome shotgun sequence includes the following:
- the LOC125162548 gene encoding ADP-ribosylation factor-like protein 5A isoform X2: MNEVVHASPTIGSNVEEIVINHTCFLMWDIGGQESLRSSWNTYYTNTEFVIVVVDGTDRERISVTREELYKMLAHEDLRKAGLLIFASKQDVKECMTVAEISQFLKLTSIKDHQWHIQACYALTGEGLCQGLEWMMSRFKIR; encoded by the coding sequence ATGAATGAAGTTGTACATGCATCACCTACAATTGGAAGTAATGTAGAAGAAATAGTGATTAATCATACGTGTTTCTTAATGTGGGATATTGGTGGACAAGAATCTCTTCGTTCTTCCTGGAACACATACTATACTAACACAGAGTTTGTAATTGTTGTTGTGGACGgtacagacagagaaagaatttctGTAACTAGAGAAGAACTCTATAAAATGTTAGCCCATGAGGACCTAAGGAAAGCTGGATTGCTGATTTTTGCTAGTAAACAAGATGTTAAAGAATGCATGACTGTAGCAGAAATCTCCCAGTTTTTGAAATTAACTTCTATTAAAGATCACCAGTGGCATATCCAAGCATGCTATGCTCTTACTGGAGAGGGATTATGCCAAGGACTTGAATGGATGATGTCGCGATTTAAGATTAGATGA
- the LOC125162548 gene encoding ADP-ribosylation factor-like protein 5A isoform X1 has protein sequence MGILFTRKWRLFDHQGHKVIILGLDNAGKTTVLYQFSMNEVVHASPTIGSNVEEIVINHTCFLMWDIGGQESLRSSWNTYYTNTEFVIVVVDGTDRERISVTREELYKMLAHEDLRKAGLLIFASKQDVKECMTVAEISQFLKLTSIKDHQWHIQACYALTGEGLCQGLEWMMSRFKIR, from the coding sequence ATGGGAATTCTCTTCACCAGGAAATGGAGACTGTTCGATCACCAGGGGCACAAAGTTATCATTCTTGGGCTGGATAATGCAGGGAAAACTACCGTCCTTTACCAATTTTCTATGAATGAAGTTGTACATGCATCACCTACAATTGGAAGTAATGTAGAAGAAATAGTGATTAATCATACGTGTTTCTTAATGTGGGATATTGGTGGACAAGAATCTCTTCGTTCTTCCTGGAACACATACTATACTAACACAGAGTTTGTAATTGTTGTTGTGGACGgtacagacagagaaagaatttctGTAACTAGAGAAGAACTCTATAAAATGTTAGCCCATGAGGACCTAAGGAAAGCTGGATTGCTGATTTTTGCTAGTAAACAAGATGTTAAAGAATGCATGACTGTAGCAGAAATCTCCCAGTTTTTGAAATTAACTTCTATTAAAGATCACCAGTGGCATATCCAAGCATGCTATGCTCTTACTGGAGAGGGATTATGCCAAGGACTTGAATGGATGATGTCGCGATTTAAGATTAGATGA